ctccatcaccatcattatctccatcaacatcattatcaccatcaccatcattatatccatcatcaccatcattatctccatcaccatcattatctccatcaccatcaccatcattatgtccatcaccatcaccatcattatctccatcaccatcattatctccatccatcattatctccatcaccatcaccatcattatctccatcaccatcaccatcattatctccatcaccatcaccatcattatctccatcaccatcaccatcattatctccatcaccatcattatctccatcaccatcaccatcattatctccatcaccatcaccatcaccatcattatctccATCATCACCATCATGTGTGTCCCAGCAGGAGAGACCTCGGAGTGCCTTGGAGTGTTTGTCCTCAGACTTCGTGCATCATTCGGGCGTCCAGCCTGGCGGGCGAATGAGCGCTGACGAGCAGCTGGAGCGCATGAAGCGCCACCAGAGGGCGCTGGTCCGTGATCGCAAGAGGAACCTCAGCCCGGGCGAACGCTCCTCCGCCAGCGTCCCCGCCCGGCGAGCCCCCTCCTCTTTCTCCCCGTGGCCACCCTCCGGCACCTCCGACCCGCCCGCCTCCTCCGTACGTTACCTTCACCCCGTGGCGGCGGCAGCGGGAAGCTCCGCCCCCGCGCCGCCCTGCAGAACGACGCCGCATGGGATGCTAACGCGCTAGCACGTGCGGCTGCGCGGACTAACGAGCTAGCTTGGTTAACGCTTTAAAAGAAGAAGCTGAGAGTGTTTTGGACTGCTGCCCCCTGGTGGCAACTCACTGACACTACACCGAATGTAACAGAGAGACATGGTCACGGGCTACTTTTATTTACGTGAAGGTGTACAGGATATATCTTTTGTAGACATTTACTATATAGAGAAGAAGTGCTGCTGGTCCAAATCCCGATCATTTCTTCTTTTCCTCACGTCAAATCAAAGTGCCTTTTTTCACTTCATCCTTTTTGCCTTCCTCGCTCCTTTTCAACACGCGGAAAAAAAGCACAAACGACGACGGAACTAAGCGAGCTAAATTAGCATTAGCGCTTGTTTACATGACGGCTGTGGAGGATAAATGTTTtagcttttatttttattatttaaaatcattttaaaaacactcagtaagcATCCAATCAGATTGCTCGAAAGTCACACCAATGCTGCTCACAGCCACTAGGGGGCGTTTTTGTTTGTGGAGGAAAGAAAAGCGGCAATATTCTTATTAAAAATAATCATTAAAACGGGCCCTCGCACCTCTTCTTTCTTTTCATCCCTTCCATCCTTTTATTTATCCTTCATCCCTTCCATCCTTTTATTTATCCTTCATCCCTTCCATCCTTTTATTTATCCTTCATCCCTTCCATCCTTTTATTTATCCTTCATCCCTTCCATCCTTTTATTTATCCTTCATCCCTTCTATCCTTTTAGCCATCCTTCCATTCCTCCATCCTTTCATTCCTTCATCTTTCCTTCCATCCTTTTAGCCATCCTTCCATTCCTCCATCTTTCCTTCCATTCCTCCATCTTTCCTTCCATCCTTTTAGCCATCCTTCCATTCCTCCATCTTTCCTTCCATGCTTTTAGCCATCCTTCCATTCCTCCATCTTTCCTTCCATGCTTTTAGCCATCCTTCCATTCCTCCATCTTTCCTTCTATCCTTTTAGTATCCTTCCATTCCTCCATCTTTTTTTCCATCCTTTTAgccatccttccatccctccatctttCCTTCCATCCTTTTAGCCATCCTTCCATTCCTCCATCTTTCCTTCCATCCTTTTAGCATCTTTCCATTCCTCCATCTTGCCTACCATCATTTTAGCCATCCTTCCATTCCTCCATCTTTCCTTCCATCCTTTCTTTTTCCTCCTTCTTCACTTCTACTTTCTTCCTTTTACATTTCCTCTTTTTTCCTttaatttctttctatttttcatTCCTTCTTGATTTCTTCTTCCTCCTTTGTGTccattcttccttccttcctttttttttaactcttctttcttccttccttcgtcTTCAGCTTTTTCTTCCACTTTTCTTCTTCTTGCTTCCTTTTCATGTATTCACAatcttcctttttttaaattctaactTCCTCCCTTAGTTTTCTTTTTCCTTCCTGATTCCTTCCCCGCCCTTTGGTCCTTTCCTTATttagtattaattaaaaaaatgtaattcaaatTGACAATGTGGCGTCCATCACCGATCACTCGCCACTTTTGAGTGTACTTGATTTTGCCGTAGTCGTCAATGTGAGCACACTTCAAACACTTAGGTGCACGAGTATTGATGTTAGCTAAGCGCTCAAAGTGGCTTTAGATTTATGTCAGCAATatttcatcatcaaacatgtcaTATTTGATCTCCATTATTCCAGCAGcattttaaacacctttattctCCTAACGAGGCGAGGACTTGTATTATGCATCGTGACAGAGCCATGAAATCAGGTTGAAAATGCAATAAAAGCGATGGAATAAAAAGAGTTGTGAGAAGGGAAATGGATTTAATGAGCTTACATTTCTGTTTGTGCGTCAGAACACAAGAACAATAAGTCTTTGTTGTTAAAGATGTCCAATAGGCCAACAATGGGCGCTAAttctagcattagcattagctacgTCCCACTAGCTCAGTTTGACGAGTGCAGGCCTAATGGACGTTAAAGACGTGCACTACGGCGCCACCTAGCTGCAGCTCTTGTAGACACTTGCGCTCCAAAATAAAGAAAGTGTTTTTTGTATCTCAGGCGCCTCCTTCTTGCTCGTCAGAGTGACCTTTGACCGCCTTTGGCTCGCATGCTTTCTGTCTTTCTGTCTCTCCTCCCTCAACACAAGCAGAGAAGGCAGCAGCTGCACCAGGAGGAACATGCATGGCTTTGGATGATTACTCACAAGTAACACACACCTGCGGTAATGATCTCTTAAAAGATACTAATGATCATATGCCTGCCTAATGACATAATGAAAGTAATCCAAGAATGACCTTCCACAGATTTTACTTGTCTTTGTCTCCCCTTACCGGCCACACGCAGCACTGCAGCGATAGTCTTCTCTATGTACATTCATTATGTTGCAAGTCAGTTGTATTTTTATGCAAACAACCCCGACAccttaaatgtttattatatataaaacataaatacatatatgtgtatatgtttgtgtatatatacacgtatgtatatgtgtatacacatgtatgtatgtatatatacatatacacacacatgtatgtatatatatatatatatatatatatatatatatatatatatatatatatatatacacacacacacacacatgtatgtatgtatatatatatatatatatatatatatacacacacacacacacgtatgtatatatatatatatatatacatatgtatgtatatatatatacacacacacatgtatgtgtatctacacacatgtatatatacacacacacgtgtatttatatatatatatatatatatatatatatatatatatatatatatatatatatacatacacacacacatgtatatatcaaagtttatttatataccccttaatcacaagtgtctcaaagggctgcacaagccacaacgacatcatcggctcagatcaggatggatatatatatgtatatatatatatatatatatatatatatacatatatatatacatatatctgtatatatatacttaccatatttttcggcgtattaagtcgcaccggagtataagtcgcacccgccgaaaatgcataataaagaaggaaaaaaacataagtcgcactggagcccggccaaactatgaaaaaaacttcgacatatactccgaaaaatacagtacatactttttttcccccagtttgGGAGCTATTTTTAATATTTCTAGCAGGGATGCTATAAGTGCTAACTTGCTGGCCGCACTAAATCGTGTCGTTTTCTAAACCAAGCAATTATGCAaagatcttaaaaaaaaaaaaaaaaaacagttataaCTGACCAAGCATATTATTAAACCACAATCCAATATCAATCCAATATCAGGGTTCCGatcttacttgccaaccctcacgattttcccaggagactccctaatttcagtgcccctcccgaaaatctcccggggcaaccattctcccgaattggaggcgtgccttaaaggcactgcctttagcgtcctctacaacctgcggCCAcgcccgcttttcctccatacaaagagcgtgccgacccagttacataatatatgcggcttttacacacatgtAGGTGAAtgtaaggcatacttgatcaacagccatacaggtcacactgagggttcagttcagttcagttcagttgcagggtggccgtataaacaactttaacactgttacaaatatgcgccacactgggaacccacacaaacaagaatgacaaacacatttcgggagaacatccacaccgtaacaacgtaaacacaacagaacaaatacccagaaccccttgcagcactaacttccgggacgctacaatatacacccccgctaccaccaaaccccgctcccCCCCTTTCCtccaccccatctcccgaattcggaggtctcaaggttggcaagtatggttccgaTACAAGTAGTTGTCTTTACTTGTGAAAacttggacagccagttaacatctaaatgtcctccaataagcacactatttattatttctgtcaagtcatttacaaaaaggtaaaatatgctaggctataggctaccaggagctagcagctacacaacagctaagcacaaaagCTAGACATAGGGAATAATTAAACAACACATTTGtccatataaacaagtatcaaataattctagctgcatattacttacacatatcaAGTCTCAGAGGCAGAAGCGTTAGAAAGTATCCGGTAACAAACTTGTCCGCATCATTAGCTTAATTTAATAAATATTGGGACCCTAGGTGCCGCCAAAACACAAATTACGTCTCCATTTCAACTTAGACAACATAAGTCCATTGCAGACGGGTCATTGTTCTCTGACTCAGATCACCTAAACatgttctaacattccacactactaaaGTACTAAAGGTGGGAATAATTGGCTACCTAACGATTTGATTTAATTCAGAACTGATTCTCGCAATTTGGCTTAATATTCCTTGTGAAtctttttcaaaacatgttacGTTTTTAAAAAAtcctattaaatacatttttgaaaatgagcAAATAGATTTAGAAActagatttaataaaaattatgaCTCAAATGcgaatagattttttttgttccACCCTATAAAGTTTGTTTGATTCCTACTGATATCACACAGTATTGGAATCGTTATCCGTATCAGGTGAATATCGTTGTCCACCAGTAGCGAAGGCTCCGACATGGCGTGGAAAGTGACACTGTTGTATTGGCGTCTTCAGTATTTTCAAACATATTTCTTGTTGACTTCAATATAATCATAGAACAACTGGGGGTCCTCCTGCAGGTGTTTGATTGGCGGGAGGAGAGGCAGGTGGCTGAGGGCCAAAGTGACGAAGGTGCGAGGGAGCGCAGGAGCGTGAAAGCCGCCACGCTGGTCCGAGAGACGGACGTTGAACCTCTGGACTTCCACCTGGACATCAGCAAGGAGGTCAgacataatgatgatgatgatgatgaaggggCGCGTCCTCCATCTTGACCCGTGTGACGCTTGCAGCTGTGCAAACCTCAGAAGGTCGCCATCCCCGAGCGCTACGTGGAGTCGGACCCTGAGGAGCCACTGAGCcccgaggaagaggaggagcgcAGACGCCGCGCGCAACGCATCAAAGAGCTGCTCAGCAAGTCCAAGtaggaaaattgtttttatcatACAAATATCAGAACTTTACTGGACCTACAAGTTCATGtgtaacattttatatatactgtatattcattattatttgtatatacattcataatacaaacattttatttgttgGTACAGTATCATATATTTCAGCACTAGAATTGAATagaatttggtgttatatttcaAACGTGCACACAATTGTTTTTAGTGATTACTAACAcaattgttcacttcctgttctgtaACACGAACAACCAAATAAGTCCATCAATATATGACTTTTCATGCGGAACAAATGGGcaaattatgatttattttaaggtttgaaacgatttgtttttacatttaattgACAATTTATGACCACAAAATAATAAACTAATGAACACTACGTTAATAACGCCTTTGTACCGTTTTATTTGAATAATACAATAAAGTAAGAACAATTCAAAAGTCCTATTTTACACCTTTCATtacatttcaaatacaaaaaaatttactttttaatGCTAAAAATAAGCTTTAATCCTTTAATTGCATGTaaataatttgtatttaaattgtaataataatttacttttttttgtcctaaataagtttttttcccccttctactGATATATTCTACACATTCATAATTACAATGTGTATGTTGTATTTACGCAGTATTTCTATTCAGTAATATGTATTGTATGTCCAGACTTGTTATGAATGCATTGAATAAATGTATTGGGAACAATTAAAATCTAATATTTTACACCTTACAAATTACAAAAAAGTGACATTTTAATGCAAACAAAATAAGCTTTTAATAATTCTTTAAATGTATgctaaaaaaattgtatttaaaaataataaatgtattaataatgaaattaaacttatgtgcttttttttattttttttttattttttaaagcttattaaatattttttctccAATGGCCAGGTACTGAAAAACAGTTGAAATTGTAATTTTTGTAtaatattctacaccacaaatttcaataaagccaataaagcatTTTCCTCCAATGGCCATGtactaaaaaataatacattttttgtaaTCATTCTAATATTCTACACCCAAATGTTTTgattttaaataattacttaatttaCTATTTAATGtgaatattaaattaaatatatattaaatattatatacatatacatgcatgtaaTGTATGTCCCGACATGGTATATGAATTCATCAAATACATGTCGTAAGAACAATTAAATTGTCATATTAATTACATAAATGTAACTTTTGAATGCAGAAAAAATAAGCGTTTGATAAAAGGACAGGATATTGGATgtcaattatttgtatttaatgacTATTAATAATTACATTTCTAAATTAAATTTTCCAAGAAATatagcattttaaagcatttcttCAATGGCCATGtactaaaaaaaagttaacatttaaatgtattCTAATATTCTACACCAACAATTTAAAATTGTGAATAATTTCTCAATTATTTGATgtgcatatttttatatattaattCAAAATTCCCAGTTTGAAaataacattacatttttaatttattgtaatattctacaccaaatatttttacattttaaaattccTTAGTTTATTACTATATATTAATTCATAactgttatatttatatatgtgttgtATGTCCAGACTTTTGTCCATTTATTTCATTGAATAAATGTAGTTAGAACAATTAAAATGTACACCgtacattattacattacaaaaaagtgactttttaatgcagaaaAATATGTATCATCTTTTAATTGTATGCAAatgatttttatttaaaacaattgATTATGcattaataattaaattaatcgtttgtgctgtttttaaaatatatatttttccaagaaatATCGCCAATTAAAGCATTTTCTTCTTAAAAAGTTACATTTTGTGTTTATTCTCCCCCAATGTTGttgattttaaataatttaatatattactgtgtatattttcatattttaattCCAGTTGGTACGCTATATTGACACagcatttatatttacatgtattgtATACAGAATATTGACCCCTGGTCAGTGACATTTCATTTGATTGATTTTGGTGATATTTCCCGTACGCAGTGTTCAGAACCTGCAGTCGGCACCTTTAGACCTGACTGAGCTGGACTCGGTTCTGAGGCAGCAGGAGAGGATCATGAACGCATCACGGGCGCTGGCTTCTGAGGCGTCGCAAAAGAGCAAACTGGTGGCGGGTAAGTGTTGACTTTTATTCTGACGACAACGTCTGGCACATGAATGGCTCTAACGATAAAATATGATCATGAAATCCaacttaataaacattttttcctCCTCAGCtcaagctgctgctgctgctgtcagCGACACTGCCACCTAGTGGACACTGTAAAACACATTTCTTGTATTGCagtaatttgtacttttttttttttttttaaccaaatgccAACTAAAAAGTTGTAAACCATAAAAGCCATTTGTGCTGAAAGGAAAATGAGTAGTTGACTTCCTAAAATATTAATTGTTCTCATGGGTTAAAAGGCCAACATTTAATGTGTGAAAGTCACTTTTTAACACGCTGGAGAACAATTTTTTGTTTCTTTCAGGCTTTTATGAAATTGTTAATCAGCCTGTCTTTGCTACTGAGATGACGAATCAAGGAAATGAGTACTGTCACTTTACGAAAGAAAcacaaaagtaataaaaaaatattgtgcaAAAACACTTGTTGTGTGGACTTTTTATTcagtttttaccattaaaaaaaattgtcaccGTCGTAATTCAGGCGAAGGAAATGAGTAAAAAGTGAAGTGATTGGCCCGCGGGTGAGCACATGATGTCAACTAATGTCAGGTAAACGTTTTCCTCGTCCCTACGATGATTTCACAAAGGACATTTTGGGTGTTTCTTTGCGTTCTGGGACGCTTTTGTCCTTTTTTGTCGCGCTTTCTTTTGGCTTCGAATCACAAACCTCGTCTTCCGAGTCGCTGCCTTCGCTGCTGGGGGACGTCTCGGGCTTTGGCGACGTCTCAGGCTTCGCCTTTGCCTCGTTCTGACCGTCTGCTGGCTGCACCTCAGACGACTCGGGCTGCAAACGAGAGGAAGACGACGACGTTACATTTATGTTGCAACTCAACACACTTGCAGGAAGTTGATTCAGTTGTTTAACAAACTTCAATTTCAAATGGTTACTTTCTGACTTTGAGAAACACTAACAAAGTCAGGGATATACATTTTTATCTgctttttttccacaaaattaataaactgaatgaacatccttcaAGTCGGCTGATTGCACCATTTCTGCCACGAGTTGTAGAAATAGCTTCAAGCCCGTTGATGTCATCCAGGTGAACACAGAcggtgctaacagctagcatgtgtcaagtaccaggtgTACGGCTATAGAAGTAGCTGAAGAGgttagcacgctagcattcccatcaaaaatgtggtgCTGTCACGGCAGTGTCCTCACCTCGCTGAATCCCAGTCCACAGTGTCTGCGGTTGCGTCCCGACAGCTTGCCGTCCATCCCCTGCTGGTACTGTATTTCCAGCTGCTGGTTCATCTTCTTGTCTTCGTTCCCTGCACAGCACGCaacaacacccacacacataAACAACTAACTCATTAAATCGAAGAGTTTTTTTCCCTTTCATCAATATTTTGCTTACCGCTGCGAAATAGTGAAGTGGACTTGTGGTCGCCAATAACCAAACGTCCAGTGTGTTCTTTCTATGTGGGAGACAAAAGATTTGAACCTTTGATattaacaaaaaacacacacacacatatatatatatttcacctttttaatcaggctttttattGATCATgttaaactaaattttttttaaattttattctgTAATTTTATTATCTTtagttttctattttatttattgctgtTATTACTAACATTCTCTCAATGTTacgtttttatgcatttattcgtgtagtatttgttttatttttacatatattttaaaatgttatatacTATCTTTAGGTAGTGTTCTTAGAAGTATGGTAAATTTTTCTACGTTAGCATTTTTTGTTTGcttaaacctaaaattcatggctTTTTATACCTGGTGCTATCTctgaagcatgctaacattagcatgctaaagttttaagCTAACATTTCTAtgttttaaacctaaaaatcataatGCCATTTTAGAAGAACACTAACTTttccatcatcatcttcatcatgctaatgttagcacgggcatattttatgctagcattttagcattttttcCCCCGTTCGAACCTAAAAATCATTGGTTTTAAAACTTGGCGCAATCTtagaagcatgctaacgttttgtggACGCCTCAAA
This is a stretch of genomic DNA from Nerophis lumbriciformis linkage group LG29, RoL_Nlum_v2.1, whole genome shotgun sequence. It encodes these proteins:
- the lg29h11orf58 gene encoding small acidic protein; amino-acid sequence: MSSPDRKHGTKRAASPSEEESTQWASADLGSDERRQKFLRLMGASKKEHTGRLVIGDHKSTSLFRSGNEDKKMNQQLEIQYQQGMDGKLSGRNRRHCGLGFSEPESSEVQPADGQNEAKAKPETSPKPETSPSSEGSDSEDEVCDSKPKESATKKDKSVPERKETPKMSFVKSS